The Chelonoidis abingdonii isolate Lonesome George chromosome 9, CheloAbing_2.0, whole genome shotgun sequence genome has a segment encoding these proteins:
- the LOC116825032 gene encoding C2 calcium-dependent domain-containing protein 4C-like: protein MWFLEKIKASPGNSNPLSPSFLGLQPGQMVPEKARVGAATFPNILTPDRIPEFCIPPRLTISSPHDCCLAEPSLHPPGMGDCGPSPFLPHLIQIESAEETSALEEDCSNSDPQSQAALSLPHFPKAQTSYGFCTLLESPHTRRKESIFHNDPCSSSLSSLMLPRSRANTYAGRGAASSLIAISSASARVPCKHPLLHRQGTGDSDTTSSTDSSPFSSPLLSRSPPRSCPLFKARSQERLLGRALRARNKSSMVRNNSLSTDESSSNDNSPNAIRRSSEGLVESFHTRNFNLSHSAIFPLDLTCGRERLVGESTVLLDRGGLLRLSAEYCSDNRRLRLRLISAEGLYDASVEPKSINCSITFSLVPGKIQKQRSTVIKRSRNPIFNEDFFFDSIAEDDLYSFSVRMKATNKGCSLKRDSVLGESELSLVNLLSI from the coding sequence ATGTGGTTTCTGGAGAAGATAAAAGCATCACCTGGAAACAGCAACCCACTGAGTCCTTCcttcctggggctgcagcctggtcAGATGGTGCCAGAGAAAGCCAGGGTAGGGGCAGCTACTTTTCCCAACATTTTAACCCCAGACAGGATCCCAGAGTTCTGCATTCCACCCAGACTGACCATTTCCTCTCCGCATGACTGCTGCCTGGCAGAGCCCAGTCTACATCCTCCTGGCATGGGAGATTGTGGCCCCAGCCCATTCTTGCCACATCTCATCCAGATAGAAAGTGCTGAGGAGACTTCAGCCCTGGAGGAGGACTGCTCCAACTCAGACCCGCAGTCACAGGCAgcgctgtccctgccccacttccccaaAGCCCAGACCTCATATGGCTTCTGCACCTTGCTGGAGAGTCCCCACACCAGGAGGAAGGAGTCCATCTTCCACAATGACCCATGCAGCAGCTCTCTATCCAGCTTGATGCTGCCTCGATCCAGAGCCAATACCTACGCTGGCAGAGGGGCAGCTTCCAGCCTCATTGCCATTAGCTCTGCCTCTGCCAGAGTGCCTTGTAAGCATCCACTCCTGCACAGGCAAGGCACTGGGGACAGCGATACTACCTCTTCAACTGACTCGTCTCCTTTCAGCTCCCCACTGCTGAGTAGATCTCCTCCCAGATCCTGCCCTTTATTCAAAGCTCGGAGCCAAGAGAGGCTGCTTGGCAGGGCACTGAGAGCAAGAAACAAATCTAGCATGGTAAGGAACAACTCCTTATCAACAGATGAGAGCAGCTCCAATGATAACAGCCCCAATGCAATCAGGAGGTCTTCAGAGGGGCTAGTTGAGTCCTTCCATACACGAAACTTTAACCTGTCACATTCTGCTATTTTCCCACTGGACCTTACCTGTGGCCGAGAGAGGCTTGTTGGGGAGAGCACAGTGCTACTGGACAGAGGAGGGTTGTTGAGACTGTCAGCTGAGTATTGTTCAGACAACAGAAGGCTGAGACTCCGTCTGATCAGTGCAGAGGGTTTATATGATGCATCTGTGGAGCCTAAAAGTATAAACTGCAGCATCACCTTCTCCCTTGTGCCAGGGAAAATTCAGAAGCAGAGAAGCACTGTTATAAAAAGAAGCAGAAACCCCATCTTTAATGAGGATTTTTTCTTTGATAGTATTGCAGAAGATGATCTGTACAGCTTTTCGGTGAGGATGAAAGCTACAAATAAAGGGTGTAGCTTGAAAAGAGACAGTGTGTTAGGTGAAAGTGAACTGAGTTTAGTGAATCTTTTATCCATCTAA